From a single Candidatus Izimaplasma bacterium HR1 genomic region:
- a CDS encoding Sodium/hydrogen exchanger family protein, whose amino-acid sequence MILDVELLSSILSFENLHTNVFIDIALLVTIGIIGGKIAEFFHLPRVTGYIIIGMLFGPNVLNVFNSEMIYDLKALKILGLGFIGYNVGLEVNFKMLKYNRNAVLFITIFQAIVTFVLVGGMILIFVDEYAWTYALIFGAIATVTTPAPIVACIRSYHTKGRLTALLCPMIALDDVLGVILFAFVLPISVYLAGHTGQALTVGILVGEPLLQIIISIGVGLAIGLIVEKFIEYFYKGDKITIFLIIVVGLLFGIGITYMFDLSTILLPLTIGAILSNRLNFELRDKVRGISDSFILPILLIFFTLSGAELNITLLSTLEVIGIIYIFIRVVGKLVGAFTGSVIMREETKVKKYLGLALIPQGGVAIDMAILAEIRFIELSRSTGNTDYAIIGSTVLAVILAAVLIYKVFGEIIVKWAFRQANEITEEDHTPHAHLL is encoded by the coding sequence ATGATACTTGATGTTGAATTATTGAGTTCCATATTATCTTTTGAAAATCTACACACAAACGTATTTATTGATATTGCATTACTAGTTACAATTGGGATTATCGGTGGTAAAATAGCCGAGTTCTTTCACCTTCCTCGAGTAACAGGGTATATCATTATTGGGATGCTATTTGGACCAAATGTATTAAATGTATTTAACTCTGAAATGATCTATGATTTAAAAGCATTGAAAATTTTAGGATTAGGATTTATCGGTTATAATGTCGGATTAGAAGTAAACTTTAAAATGCTTAAATATAACCGTAATGCAGTCCTTTTTATAACTATCTTCCAAGCAATAGTAACATTCGTTTTAGTAGGGGGAATGATTCTCATATTTGTTGATGAATATGCTTGGACATATGCTTTAATCTTTGGAGCGATAGCCACAGTTACTACACCAGCACCAATTGTTGCTTGTATTCGTAGTTATCATACCAAAGGTAGATTAACCGCGTTACTTTGTCCAATGATTGCATTAGATGATGTGCTTGGGGTAATTCTCTTCGCCTTTGTCTTGCCAATCAGTGTATATTTAGCAGGACATACTGGACAAGCATTAACAGTGGGGATCCTAGTAGGAGAACCATTATTGCAAATCATTATTAGTATTGGCGTGGGATTAGCTATTGGTCTAATAGTTGAAAAATTTATTGAGTACTTCTATAAAGGTGATAAAATTACAATCTTCCTTATTATTGTTGTAGGATTATTGTTCGGAATTGGCATTACATATATGTTTGATTTATCAACAATACTATTACCACTAACAATTGGAGCAATTCTATCTAATAGACTAAACTTTGAGCTGCGGGACAAGGTTAGGGGTATTTCAGATTCCTTTATCTTACCAATTTTATTAATCTTTTTCACACTTTCAGGAGCAGAGTTAAATATTACTTTACTTTCTACACTTGAAGTAATTGGAATTATTTATATCTTTATCAGAGTGGTAGGTAAATTAGTCGGAGCATTTACTGGTTCTGTGATTATGAGAGAGGAAACTAAAGTCAAAAAATATCTTGGTTTAGCCTTAATTCCTCAAGGTGGGGTGGCAATAGATATGGCAATATTAGCTGAAATTAGATTTATTGAACTATCTAGATCAACAGGAAATACCGATTATGCTATTATCGGTTCGACTGTTTTAGCAGTTATATTAGCGGCTGTATTGATATATAAAGTGTTCGGAGAAATTATCGTGAAATGGGCGTTTAGACAAGCCAACGAAATTACCGAAGAAGACCATACACCACATGCACATCTATTATAA